GGAAATGGCGCGGTTGTTCCGTGAAATCATGTCCTCCTGCCTGGCGCTGGAGAACCCGCTGAAAGTCGCCTACCTCGGCCCTGAAGGCACCTTCAGCCAGGCGGCAGCGATGAAGCATTTCGGTCACGCGGTGATTAGCGTGCCAATGGCCGCCATCGACGAAGTGTTCCGCGAAGTGGCTGCCGGCGCGGTCAACTTCGGCGTGGTGCCGGTGGAGAACTCCACCGAAGGTGCTATCAACCACACCCTCGACAGCTTCCTCGAGCACGACATGGTCATCTGCGGCGAAGTCGAGCTGCGGATTCACCATCACCTGCTGGTCGGTGAAACCACCAAGACCGACAAGATCACCCGCATCTACTCCCATGCCCAGTCGCTGGCGCAGTGCCGCAAGTGGCTCGATGCGCACTACCCGAATGTCGAGCGCGTGGCGGTCTCCAGCAACGCCGATGCGGCCAGACGCGTGAAGAGCGAGTGGAACAGTGCGGCGATTGCCGGTGACATGGCAGCCAATCTGTATGGCCTGACCAAGCTGGCCGAGAAGATCGAGGATCGCCCGGACAACTCCACGCGCTTCCTTATCATCGGCAGCCAGGAAGTGCCGCCGACTGGCGACGACAAGACTTCGATCATCGTTTCCATGCGCAACAAGCCGGGTGCGCTGCATGAATTGCTGGTGCCGTTCCACAACAACGGTATCGACCTGACCCGCATCGAGACCCGCCCGTCGCGCAGCGGCAAGTGGACCTACGTGTTCTTCATCGACTTCGTCGGCCATCACCGCGATCCGCTGATCAAGGATG
This region of Pseudomonas wenzhouensis genomic DNA includes:
- the pheA gene encoding prephenate dehydratase, whose product is MSEQELQALRVRIDNLDERILELISDRARCAEEVARVKMKELKEGESPIFYRPEREAQVLKRVMERNQGPLGNEEMARLFREIMSSCLALENPLKVAYLGPEGTFSQAAAMKHFGHAVISVPMAAIDEVFREVAAGAVNFGVVPVENSTEGAINHTLDSFLEHDMVICGEVELRIHHHLLVGETTKTDKITRIYSHAQSLAQCRKWLDAHYPNVERVAVSSNADAARRVKSEWNSAAIAGDMAANLYGLTKLAEKIEDRPDNSTRFLIIGSQEVPPTGDDKTSIIVSMRNKPGALHELLVPFHNNGIDLTRIETRPSRSGKWTYVFFIDFVGHHRDPLIKDVLEKLAQEAVALKVLGSYPKAVL